The genomic segment ACCAGGGTCTTGATCGCCGGTTCGATCGTCTGCAGTCGCGCCGGCGACGGCAGGTCGCGGGAGAGCTGATGGACCACGGCGAGCACCCCGCCCCCGCCGAGCAGCACGACCGCGACCAGGCCCCAGAAGGCGAACTTCACCGCGAACGGAGACAGGCGGCGGGACAGCAGGCCGCGACGGCGTTTCGCGTCGGGCTCGGTCATGGTGGCGGCCTCCAGGCGGGTCGCGGTCGCGACGCCGGTTCGTGGGCGGGCGCGGTGAAGCTATCGGGTGTGGGGACACAGGGCAAGCCCCGCGCCAGTGCGTGTTGACACCGCCGTCGACGCCCTCGTAGCGTGCTCGGTTCCACCGGAGCGGGCGTCTTCCTGCTCCCTGGTATTCCTCCGGCCCGAAGGCGTTCCATGTCGAGTCCATCCGCCGGCGGTGGTCCGGCCGACGAAGTCCGTCCCGATCCCGAACTCGAGGTGCGGGTCGAGGAGCAGATGCGCGTGATCGAGCGCGGCACCGTCGAGATCCTGCCGCGCGAGGAGATGGCGGCCAAGGTGGGGCGTTCGATCCGCACGGCGACGCCGTTGCTGGTGAAGGAGGGCTTCGACGCCTCGGCCCCGGACCTGCACCTGGGACACGCTGTGCAACTCCGCAAGTTGCGGCAGTTCCAGGACCTCGGCCACGAGGTCGTCTTCCTGATCGGCGACTTCACGGCGATGATCGGCGACCCGAGCGGTCGGAGCGCCACGCGGCCCATGCTGAGCCGTGAGCAGGTCCTGGAGAACGCGGAGTCGTACCGGAGACAGGTGTTCAAGGTGCTGCTGGAAGAGCGCACCCGCGTGGTCTTCAACAGCGAGTGGTCGTCGGGAATGGCGGCGGTCGACGTCCTGCGTCTGGCCAGCGAGTCGACCGTCGCGCGCATGCTCGAGCGTGACGACTTCGCCAAACGGTACGCCAGCGGAACACCGATCAGCATCCAGGAGTTCCTGTACCCTCTCTTCCAGGCCTACGATTCCGTCCAGCTCGGCAACGACGTCGAGGTCGGCGGAACGGATCAGAAATTCAACTTGTTGATGGGGCGACAGTTGCAGCAATCCCGTGGAATGGCTCCCCAGTGCGTGCTCACCCTGCCCCTGCTCGTCGGCACCGACGGCACCGAGAAGATGAGCAAGAGCCTGGGCAACGCGATCGGGATCGAAGAGGCGCCGGACGAGATGTTCGGCAAGGTGATGTCGATCCCCGACGCGGCCATGCCCTCGTGGTTCGAGCTGGTGTCCAGCCTGGACCTCGACGAGCTCGACGGTGTGAAGGCGCAGCTCGATGCCGGAACGGTGAACCCGAGCCATCTGAAGCGGCGCCTCGCCCGCGACATCGTGGACCAGTACCACGGCGAGGGGGCGGGGAAGGTCGCCGAGGCTGCATTCGATCGTCTGTTCGTGGACAAGGCCGAGCCCGACGAGGTCCCACGGCACGAGCGGCCGGCCAGCGGCGAGCCCGTCGGACTGCTGGCGCTGATCGCGGATCTGGGTCTGACGCCGTCCCGCGCGGAAGCCCGACGCCTCGTCCAGCAGGGCGGAGTGGCGGTCGACGGCGACCGGATCACCGAGATCGGGCACGTTCTGGATGCCTCCGGCGGGTGTCGCTACCGCCTTCGCGTGGGAAAACGCCGTTTCGCCGACGTGGAATTCCTGGCCGGGGAATGAGCTCGGCGCAGGTAAGTGATTTCTTTTCAATGGCTTGAAATCTGGGCCCGTCCGCTCCGGGGGAGAGGTCGAGATTTTCGTGAAGAAACCCTTGCCGACCCGACGGCGGCGCATATATTCCGCCCTCGCTGCACGCGCCGAGGCGGTCTCCGATCGCCGACGCCGGACGGCCCTCGAAGCGAACGCAACTAGGTGTTGACAGCGAGGGTCTCCGGAATTAGCGTGTCCAGTCCGCCCGCAAATGCGGGTCCACCGCCCATGGCGGACCGGCCTACGTGAAAGCTCCTCGTCGTTTCGTCGAGGTGTGGCACCGGGCCCGGCTCTTTGACAATCGAATAGCGTGTAAGACCCGATCAATTCCAGGAGACGTGTGATCGTCCTCCCCGACGGATTCGTCCGTCGGAGAGGTAGTTCACAACTCAACGTTAAACGGTGACACGACGTCACGTGTCACCACTCGAGAACGCGAGTCGGTGCTTCGGCCCCGGCTCTGGTTTTTCGACAACGGAGAGTTTGATCCTGGCTCAGAACGAACGTTGGCGGCGTGGATTAGGCATGCAAGTCGAACGAGAAAGCTCCCTTCGGGGAGTGAGTACAGTGGCGAACGGGTGAGTAACGGGTGGGAAACCTGCCCAGGTGTGGGGGATAACATCTCTAACGGGGTGCTAATACCGCATACTCCGAGGAGTCGCATGGCTCGTCGGTAAAGGGGGCCTCTGATTCAAGCTCTCGCATCTGGATGGTCCCGCCTCCCATTAGCTTGTTGGTGGGGTAACGGCCTACCAAGGCAACGATGGGTAGCCGGCCTGAGAGGGTGTCCGGCCACACTGGGACTGAGATACGGCCCAGACTCCTACGGGAGGCAGCAGTCGAGAAGCTTCGGCAATGGGCGAAAGCCTGACCGAGCGACGCCGCGTGAGGGATGAAGGCCCTACGGGTTGTAAACCTCTGTCAGGAGGGGATAAAGCGTATCGGCCAATACCCGATGCGTCTGAAGGTACCTCCAAAGGAAGCTCCGGCTAACTCCGTGCCAGCAGCCGCGGTAATACGGAGGGAGCAAACGTTGTTCGGATTTACTGGGTGTAAAGGGTGCGTAGGCGGCTACGTGTGTCAGAGGTGAAAGCTCACGGCTCAACCGTGGAATTGCCTTTGAAACTGCGTAGCTTGAGTCCGAGAGAGGATGGTGGAATTCCTGGTGTAACGGTGAAATGTGCAGATATCAGGAAGAACACCGGTGGCGAAGGCGGCCATCTGGCTCGGTACTGACGCTGAGGCACGAAAGCTAGGGTATCGAACGGGATTAGATACCCCGGTAGTCCTAGCCGTAAACGATGTCCACTAGGTGTCGGAGGTCCTACCCCTTCGGTGCCGGAGCTAACGCATTAAGTGGACCACCTGGGGAGTACGCTCGCAAGGGTGAAACTCAAAGGAATTGACGGGGGCCCGCACAAGCGGTGGAGCATGTGGTTTAATTCGATGCAACGCGAAGGACCTTACCTGGGCTTGACATGCAGGGGACAGGTGTAGAGATACACCCTTCTTCGGACTCCTGTACAGGTGCTGCATGGCTGTCGTCAGCTCGTGTCGTGAAATGTTGGGTTAAGTCCCGCAACGAGCGCAACCCTTGTCCTTAGTTGCCAGCACGTAATGGTGGGAACTCTAGGGAGACTGCCGGTGACAAACCGGAGGAAGGTGGGGACGACGTCAAGTCATCATGGCCCTTACGTCCAGGGCTACACACGTGCTACAATGGCACATACAGAGGGCAGCGAACCCGCGAGGGGGAGCCAATCCCAAAAAGTGTGCCTCAGTTCGGATCGCAGTCTGCAACTCGACTGCGTGAAGTCGGAATCGCTAGTAATCGCGGATCAGCATGCCGCGGTGAATCCGTTCCCGGGCCTTGTACACACCGCCCGTCAAGTCAACCGAATTGGTTGCACCCGAAGTCGTCAGGCCAACCGCAAGGAGGCAGGCGCCTAAGGTGTGGCTGGTGAGGGGGACTAAGTCGTAACAAGGTAGCCGTACCGGAAGGTGCGGCTGGATCACCTCCTTTCTAAGGAGACCAGGATCCAAGCGGCCTTGGCTCCGATGAAACATCAGGGCTCGAGCTTCGGCTCGAAACACGAGACGCTGGATCCAGGTAGGCGTCTCCTGGATGGGCTTACACGCTATTCGATCGTCACGGGGCCGGGCTATCGGCCGCGCGATCCAATTCGGGCCTATAGCTCAGTTGGTCAGAGCGCACGCCTGATAAGCGTGAGGTCGGTAGTTCAAATCTACCTAGGCCCACCATGGGTTCGGTTCCCGGCTCGCGCCGTGGAACCACGTTGGTCTCGGGGATATAGCTCAGTTGGGAGAGCGCCGGCTTTGCAAGCCGGAGGTCACCGGTTCGATCCCGGTTATCTCCACCAGCACGGAATTCGTCTGGCACCGCCAGCATCGCTCTTTGACAATCGCATATCGGGTGAGTAAGGCATGAAGCACCTTTTGGAGCTTGACTTGAATCAAGCTACTAAGGGCACTTGGCGGATGCCTTGGCGTCAGGCGGCGATGAAGGACGTGGTAAGCTGCGATAAGCTTCGGGGAGCTGCAAACAAGCTGTGATCCGGAGATGTCCGAATGGGGAAACCCACTGCAGGTAAACCTGTAGTATCCCTGACTGAATACATAGGTCAGGAGAGGCCAACGAGGGGAACTGAAACATCTAAGTACCCTCAGGAAAGGAAAGTAACGACGACCTCCTCAGTAGCGGCGAGCGAACGGGAGCCAGCCCAAACCGAGCACATGTCAAGGCCGCAGCCGTTGTGTGTTCGGGGTTGTGGGGCGTTGTCAGAGGGAATTGCGGATCCCTCGAGGAGTCAACAAATCAGCGTTTAGTCGAGGCCTCTGGAAAGAGGCACCACAGAGCGTGACAGTCGCGTAGACGAAAAGCGCTGGTCTCCTTGGACATCGTTCCCAAGTACCGCGGGACACGAGAAATCCTGTGGGAATCCGGGAGGACCATCTCCCAAGGCTAAGTACGTCCTGACGACCGATAGTGTACCAGTACCGTGAGGGAAAGGTGAAAAGTACCCCGGGAGGGGAGTGAAATAGTACCTGAAACCAAGTGCCTACAAGCGGTTGGAGGCCGTGGGGTTGCCCACGGCTGACAGCGTGCCTTTTGCATAATGAGCCGGCGAGTTGCTCGTCCCCAGCAAGGTTAAGCGTCAGAGACGCGTAGCCGCAGCGAAAGCGAGTCTGAACAGGGCGTTCAGTTGGGGGCGGCAGACCCGAAACCGAGTGATCTAGCCATGACCAGGTCGAAGCGCATGTAACAGTGCGTGGAAGTCCGAACCCGGGAACGTTGAAAAGTTCTGGGATGAGTTGTGGTTAGGGGTGAAAGGCCAATCAAACTCGGAAATAGCTGGTTCTCCCCGAAATAGCTTTAGGGCTAGCCTCGTGTAGGTTTGCTGGAGGTAGAGCACTGAATGGGTTAGGGGCCCCACAAGGTTTACCGACCCCAATCAAACTCCGAATGCCAGTAAATGTCGCACGGGAGTCAGGCACCGGGTGATAAGATCCGGTGCCGAGAGGGAAACAACCCAGACCGTCAGCTAAGGTCCCTAAATCCAGGCTAAGTGGTAAAGGATGTTGAGCTGCCCAGACAGCTAGGATGTTGGCTTAGAAGCAGCCATCATTTAAAGAAAGCGTAATAGCTCACTAGTTAAGTGGCTCAGCGCCGAAAATGATCGGGACTAAGCTTGGTACCGAAGCTACGGAATCCTTTGGGATTGGTAGGGGAGCATTCCGTCAGGGACGAAGGGTCATCGACGAGATGGCCTGGACCGA from the Candidatus Krumholzibacteriia bacterium genome contains:
- the tyrS gene encoding tyrosine--tRNA ligase; amino-acid sequence: MRVEEQMRVIERGTVEILPREEMAAKVGRSIRTATPLLVKEGFDASAPDLHLGHAVQLRKLRQFQDLGHEVVFLIGDFTAMIGDPSGRSATRPMLSREQVLENAESYRRQVFKVLLEERTRVVFNSEWSSGMAAVDVLRLASESTVARMLERDDFAKRYASGTPISIQEFLYPLFQAYDSVQLGNDVEVGGTDQKFNLLMGRQLQQSRGMAPQCVLTLPLLVGTDGTEKMSKSLGNAIGIEEAPDEMFGKVMSIPDAAMPSWFELVSSLDLDELDGVKAQLDAGTVNPSHLKRRLARDIVDQYHGEGAGKVAEAAFDRLFVDKAEPDEVPRHERPASGEPVGLLALIADLGLTPSRAEARRLVQQGGVAVDGDRITEIGHVLDASGGCRYRLRVGKRRFADVEFLAGE